The sequence GCAATTCCTTTACTTTTCCGGTGCGCTGGTGTCCATATTATTTTTCAATCGTGGTTGGGTGAATGTGCGGGTCAATAGATCTGGTTGGAATGGGTCAGGATTACCGGTTCACCGTCTGTCACCACCAGGGTATGCTCGTGCTGGGCTACATAGCCGCCCTTGTTACCGACCAGGGTCCAGCCATCTTTCTGCGTATCGGCCATGGTGGAGCGGGTGGAAATAAAGGTCTCTAACGCGATCACCGAATTGCGCTGGAATTTCGCACGGTTGTAGCGATCATAATAATTAGCGATCTCACGCGGCGCCTCATGCAGGCTGCGGCCAATTCCATGGCCGGTCAAATTGCGGATCACCGTAAAGCCCAGGGCCTTTGCACGGCGCTCCATGTAGCCGCCTATTTCGGCAATACGCACCCCGCTGCGGATCTCAGCAATGGTCTCCTGCAAAATGAGTTTGGAGGCATTCACCAGTGATTGGTGGCCATGCAGGTCGCGGCCGAGTACAAAGGACCCGCCGTTATCCGCCCAGTAGCCATCCAGCTCGGCCGATACATCAATATTCACCAGGTCGCCTTCCTGCAGGATCTTATTGGCGGAGGGGATGCCATGCGCGACTTCCTGGTTCACGCTGATACAGGTGTAGCCAGGAAATCCATAGGTGACTTTGGGGGCCGACCGGGCACCGGCCCTGGCCAAAAGCGCACCACCAAATTCATCCAGTTCCTTTGCACGCATGCCGGGTTGCGCATACTCGCGCATCTGCCGCAGGGTTTCACCTACAACATCACTGATTGCCTGCAAGCCTACCCATTCTTCTGCTCTTGTAATTGACATGATCTTAATAATTAATATTTAACCTTTGTTCCTTGCTGGTATATTCAAACAACACAAAGACCTTTCCGTTCACCGGATCCCAAAAAGACATATTGCCCTTAGCGCCATCCAGTGCTTCCAGCCGGTTCCGCATGGGTGCGATGAATCCGTCTACTTTCACCACCGTGGGCTCTGACCGCAAGCCGATCACCTCTAACAGCACAAATTTCTTGATCACCCGCCCTTTGTAGCGCCGGTCGCCGCTTTTCACGGTGATGGCCAGCCCGGTTTTTTCCTGTTC comes from Flavihumibacter fluvii and encodes:
- the map gene encoding type I methionyl aminopeptidase, yielding MSITRAEEWVGLQAISDVVGETLRQMREYAQPGMRAKELDEFGGALLARAGARSAPKVTYGFPGYTCISVNQEVAHGIPSANKILQEGDLVNIDVSAELDGYWADNGGSFVLGRDLHGHQSLVNASKLILQETIAEIRSGVRIAEIGGYMERRAKALGFTVIRNLTGHGIGRSLHEAPREIANYYDRYNRAKFQRNSVIALETFISTRSTMADTQKDGWTLVGNKGGYVAQHEHTLVVTDGEPVILTHSNQIY